One genomic segment of Gottschalkia acidurici 9a includes these proteins:
- a CDS encoding HAMP domain-containing sensor histidine kinase, producing MKISIKYKFLLGFFVIFSISLICFNTFMKNVISKNNENTLEEDMSEIYKSSIKYLNQYLIINEINIDKSNLNNESYNISRELVENYNADVYIHNLKGELISKSISASYESEKISRNLLDKVGKVEKEDLNWILKNRSTLRINNINNKLIGSLSYPLYSGEEKVGIITLIKDYTNLVTSSQEILDIFTYSTIIIFIVIFIFSYILSLNITRPIIKLTKGLKEVGKGNYNTDINITNKDEVGQLSKSFNNMKNQIKDQIRTIEEEKDKVLKLQETRTEFFNNVTHELKTPLTTISGYAQIMNEEGFEDMNFVKRASKKIEEESERLHNMVIDLIEISKKDTLNEKLKFEKVQLENLVTSICEDMSFKANKYNMKLIYGLEDSYVFGNKNKLKEVFINIIDNAVKYGTTSSEIKVKSFENEKHCTIIIENSSENIPKSKVEKMFDPFFRITSNHINEKGSSGLGLFICKNIIEEHNGIINLENKENKTKVTIKIPLWQQFSNN from the coding sequence ATGAAAATATCAATAAAATATAAATTCTTACTGGGTTTCTTTGTAATTTTTTCTATATCACTAATATGTTTTAATACCTTTATGAAAAATGTTATAAGTAAGAATAATGAAAATACATTGGAAGAAGATATGTCAGAAATCTATAAAAGTTCAATAAAGTATCTAAATCAATATTTAATAATAAATGAGATAAATATAGATAAAAGTAATTTAAATAATGAAAGCTATAATATATCAAGAGAACTGGTGGAAAATTACAACGCTGATGTCTATATACATAACTTAAAAGGAGAATTAATTAGTAAGAGTATATCAGCAAGTTATGAATCTGAAAAAATTAGCCGTAATTTACTTGATAAAGTAGGTAAAGTTGAAAAAGAAGATTTGAATTGGATACTTAAAAATAGAAGTACGTTAAGAATAAATAACATAAACAATAAACTTATAGGAAGTTTATCATATCCGCTATACTCAGGCGAAGAAAAGGTTGGAATAATTACATTAATTAAAGACTATACAAATTTGGTTACTTCAAGCCAAGAAATATTAGATATATTTACTTATTCCACCATTATTATATTTATAGTTATATTCATATTTTCATATATACTATCTTTAAATATTACAAGACCTATTATAAAACTTACAAAGGGACTTAAGGAGGTAGGTAAAGGTAACTACAATACAGATATAAATATAACTAACAAGGATGAGGTAGGGCAACTTTCTAAAAGTTTTAACAATATGAAAAATCAAATAAAAGATCAAATAAGAACTATAGAGGAAGAAAAAGATAAAGTTTTAAAATTACAAGAAACAAGAACAGAATTTTTCAACAATGTTACACACGAGTTAAAAACGCCTCTTACCACCATATCTGGTTATGCTCAGATAATGAATGAGGAAGGTTTTGAAGATATGAACTTTGTAAAAAGAGCATCAAAGAAAATAGAAGAAGAAAGTGAACGACTTCATAATATGGTAATTGATTTGATTGAAATATCTAAAAAGGATACTTTGAATGAGAAGTTAAAATTTGAAAAAGTACAGTTGGAAAATTTGGTAACTTCAATATGTGAGGATATGAGCTTTAAAGCTAATAAATACAACATGAAATTAATATATGGCTTAGAGGATAGCTATGTATTTGGAAATAAAAATAAATTAAAAGAAGTTTTCATAAATATCATAGATAATGCCGTAAAATATGGAACAACTAGCTCAGAAATAAAAGTAAAATCTTTTGAAAACGAAAAGCACTGTACTATTATCATTGAGAATAGTAGTGAGAACATACCTAAATCTAAAGTAGAAAAAATGTTTGACCCATTTTTTAGAATAACGAGTAATCATATTAACGAAAAAGGAAGCAGTGGTTTAGGACTTTTTATTTGTAAAAATATAATAGAAGAACATAATGGAATAATAAATTTAGAAAACAAAGAGAACAAAACTAAGGTTACTATAAAGATTCCTTTATGGCAACAATTTAGCAATAATTGA
- a CDS encoding response regulator transcription factor — protein sequence MFKNKILIIEDEESICDILSYSLRKEGYFVKCVFNGRDGLKLIENFSPNLVILDLMLPDMSGFDICRKITVNYKIPIFMLTARNDIVDKVLGLELGADDYITKPFDIREVIARIKVILRRIESLKDYNDSETMYISSYIKIDRMSRTIYKDGEEVKLKPKEYDLLSFFCENKGRVFEREELLDSIWDIDFEGDIRTVDVHIQRLRKKLDKENSTSIIETVYGVGYKMN from the coding sequence ATGTTTAAAAATAAAATATTAATAATAGAAGATGAAGAGTCTATTTGCGACATACTTTCATATTCGCTAAGAAAAGAAGGTTATTTTGTAAAATGTGTTTTTAATGGAAGAGATGGACTAAAACTTATAGAAAATTTTAGTCCTAATCTAGTAATATTAGACCTTATGTTACCAGATATGAGCGGTTTCGATATATGTAGAAAAATAACTGTTAACTATAAAATACCTATATTTATGCTTACAGCAAGAAATGATATAGTAGATAAAGTTTTAGGTCTAGAGTTAGGGGCTGATGATTATATAACCAAGCCGTTTGATATAAGAGAAGTCATAGCTAGGATTAAAGTTATATTAAGAAGAATAGAGAGTTTAAAAGATTATAATGATAGTGAAACTATGTATATAAGCTCATATATTAAAATTGATAGAATGAGTAGAACTATTTATAAAGATGGAGAGGAGGTAAAGCTAAAGCCTAAAGAATATGACCTACTATCGTTTTTTTGCGAGAATAAGGGAAGGGTATTTGAAAGAGAAGAATTACTAGACAGTATATGGGATATAGATTTTGAAGGAGATATAAGAACTGTAGATGTACATATTCAAAGACTTAGAAAAAAATTAGATAAAGAGAATTCAACATCCATTATAGAGACAGTATATGGAGTAGGGTATAAAATGAACTAG
- a CDS encoding methyl-accepting chemotaxis protein: protein MTTFLNLKIRTKLVLLSSAFLLAYTVIVFFGYHYVQDSYKGLEKMYLDQLNSVEKLIDLRNQTRAYKADVFDFLLSGGQSDQVFNEIDTRKNNINGLIKELEKLSDTPEEKNMLQNIIEGLVFFEDTSNKTIEMAQAGDIHGAHEFYKSNTEKLERFQDDVRSLSDHNVNLSKEMYRQSEKSKHFALIFMAIIFISTTILTFIVSRLIIKSIVSPINYVVRILGKMSEGDFSHDIKIVNSNNEVSVMLNSLCVMSNSVRDILRSVYNESKNVSNLIQDVEQNVEILNNETEEITANVQELSATVEQTAASSEEINVTTGDVQNNIEQIHNKIIEANNSINDIDSRAIELKHDAEASRKSAVEVYSSVNIEISKAIEDSNGIEKIKVLSDTILEITEQTELLALNAAIESARAGEIGRGFAVVADEIRKLSEDSKIAANEIKDVVEIVVSIVNGFTQSSYKILNFIEEKVISDYDMLVNTSENYSKDLSYITYITKDFEDTVNILKESIGNVSLSMNEITEASNEEALNISSISEAISNVATEVEDILSGTVSTKNSMEKLLSEVEKFEI, encoded by the coding sequence TTGACTACATTTTTAAACTTAAAGATAAGGACAAAGTTAGTATTACTTTCGTCAGCTTTTTTACTAGCTTATACCGTTATAGTATTTTTTGGTTATCATTACGTACAGGACTCATACAAAGGTTTAGAAAAAATGTATCTTGATCAATTGAACAGTGTAGAAAAGCTTATAGACTTAAGAAATCAAACTAGAGCATATAAGGCAGATGTCTTTGACTTTTTACTTAGTGGTGGACAAAGTGACCAGGTGTTTAATGAAATTGATACTAGAAAAAATAATATTAATGGCTTAATAAAAGAATTAGAAAAACTCAGTGATACTCCTGAAGAAAAAAATATGCTACAAAACATCATAGAAGGATTAGTATTTTTTGAAGATACAAGTAATAAAACTATAGAAATGGCTCAAGCTGGAGATATACATGGTGCTCATGAATTCTATAAGTCTAATACCGAAAAGCTTGAAAGATTTCAGGATGATGTTAGAAGTCTTTCCGACCATAATGTAAATCTTTCAAAGGAAATGTACAGACAAAGTGAAAAAAGCAAGCATTTCGCACTTATATTTATGGCTATTATATTTATAAGTACTACTATTCTTACATTTATAGTCTCACGTTTAATTATAAAAAGCATAGTGTCTCCAATTAATTATGTTGTAAGAATTTTAGGTAAAATGTCAGAAGGTGATTTTAGTCATGATATTAAAATAGTTAATAGTAATAATGAAGTTAGCGTTATGCTAAATTCTCTTTGTGTTATGAGTAACAGTGTAAGAGATATATTAAGATCAGTTTATAATGAATCAAAAAATGTATCTAATCTTATACAAGATGTAGAGCAAAATGTAGAAATTTTAAATAATGAAACTGAGGAAATAACTGCAAATGTTCAGGAATTATCAGCTACAGTAGAACAAACTGCTGCCTCTTCAGAAGAAATAAATGTAACGACTGGCGATGTTCAAAACAACATAGAACAAATTCATAACAAAATAATTGAAGCCAATAATTCTATAAATGATATAGATTCAAGGGCTATAGAGTTAAAGCATGATGCCGAAGCATCTAGGAAAAGTGCTGTGGAAGTTTATTCTTCTGTAAATATAGAAATAAGCAAAGCTATTGAAGATTCTAATGGTATTGAAAAAATAAAAGTTCTTTCAGATACTATATTAGAAATCACAGAACAAACAGAACTATTAGCACTAAATGCTGCTATAGAGTCTGCAAGAGCTGGAGAAATTGGGCGTGGATTTGCAGTAGTTGCAGACGAAATAAGAAAGCTTTCTGAAGATTCTAAAATTGCTGCCAATGAAATTAAAGATGTAGTAGAAATTGTAGTATCAATAGTGAACGGATTCACTCAAAGCTCTTATAAGATACTTAATTTTATAGAGGAAAAAGTTATTAGTGATTATGATATGCTAGTTAATACTAGTGAAAATTATAGTAAGGATCTTTCTTACATAACTTATATTACGAAAGATTTTGAAGATACAGTCAACATTTTGAAAGAATCTATAGGAAATGTTTCTTTATCTATGAATGAAATAACTGAAGCTTCAAATGAAGAAGCTCTTAATATTTCTAGTATAAGTGAAGCAATATCTAATGTTGCTACTGAAGTAGAAGATATTTTAAGTGGAACTGTATCAACTAAAAACAGTATGGAAAAATTACTTTCAGAAGTTGAAAAGTTTGAGATATAA
- a CDS encoding diphthine--ammonia ligase, with protein MRFFCSWSGGKDSCLALYESIVKGNTPDTLFTVFVGNGERSRAHGLKQNIIEAQAKSLNIPLEIGTADWGEYESVLIEFLKKMKRNGVEGGVFGDIDLQGHKDWIDKVCEIADITPMLPLWQRDRVELVNEFIDLGFETMIVSTKSSVMGKEYLGQILDKKLVNKLQERGIDPSGEGGEFHTLVIDGPIFKERIELNIGEISEKEKYYYLDVSLK; from the coding sequence ATGAGATTTTTCTGTTCATGGAGTGGTGGCAAGGACTCTTGCTTAGCTTTATATGAGTCAATTGTCAAAGGAAATACACCAGATACTCTTTTTACTGTTTTTGTAGGAAATGGAGAACGTTCAAGAGCACATGGGCTTAAGCAAAATATAATAGAAGCTCAGGCTAAATCTTTAAATATACCCTTAGAAATAGGTACGGCTGATTGGGGAGAATATGAAAGTGTTCTCATAGAATTTTTAAAGAAAATGAAACGAAACGGAGTAGAAGGTGGTGTATTTGGGGACATAGATCTCCAAGGACATAAGGATTGGATTGATAAAGTTTGTGAAATTGCAGATATAACTCCTATGTTACCACTTTGGCAAAGAGATAGAGTAGAGTTAGTCAATGAATTTATAGATCTTGGATTTGAGACAATGATAGTATCAACGAAATCTTCAGTTATGGGCAAAGAATATCTAGGACAAATATTAGATAAAAAACTAGTGAACAAATTGCAAGAAAGAGGGATAGATCCTTCTGGAGAAGGCGGAGAATTTCATACACTAGTTATTGATGGACCTATATTTAAGGAAAGAATAGAACTTAACATAGGAGAAATATCAGAAAAAGAAAAATATTATTATCTAGATGTATCTTTAAAATAA
- a CDS encoding putative manganese-dependent inorganic diphosphatase, whose product MSILVFGHKNPDTDSVSSAIAFSYLNNKLGQNTEATVLGNISKETKYVLDYFKIEEPRLINNVKIQLEDLELEKVEGVKEDTSILSAFKLMEDGQIKVLPILDSKQHLKGVVTMKDIAMALIKSDGYKLSTTLNSIANDLKGNILVKAQENIEGNIKIASLYHETLQGILTSDDIIITGDRYDVFEEAIKLKVKLIIVTGGVEVPEEYLKSAKENGVSVISVGIDTFTSAKLINQCNNISSIMNTNIIKFSTHEYLEDVKEKIEQTNIRSFPVIDCDNVFLGFVSRSHIISPQRKKVMLVDHNEYEQSAEGLKEAEIIEVVDHHKIGNISTSMPISFRNMPVGSTCTIIYTMFKQANIEIPHGIAGVLISGIISDTLLFKSPTTTDIDKDAVENLNKILKLDLEKYAMDMFKSGTSLEGYSIEEIFYRDFKQFEIEGQKIGVGQVFTLDIDDVFNRKDKFLEFIDKTHEESGYYITLLVITDILKEGSYILYKSSKTNLIQKAFNADEEQGVFIPGLVSRKKQVVPNITEALNH is encoded by the coding sequence ATGAGTATACTTGTATTCGGACATAAAAATCCCGATACAGATTCAGTTTCATCTGCAATAGCTTTTTCATATTTAAATAACAAGCTAGGACAAAATACTGAGGCTACTGTATTAGGAAATATAAGTAAAGAAACAAAGTATGTATTAGATTACTTTAAAATAGAAGAACCTAGATTAATAAATAATGTTAAAATTCAGTTAGAAGACTTAGAACTTGAAAAAGTAGAAGGTGTGAAAGAAGATACTTCTATACTATCTGCATTCAAATTAATGGAAGATGGTCAAATAAAAGTTCTACCTATACTAGATTCAAAGCAGCATTTAAAAGGTGTAGTGACTATGAAGGATATAGCTATGGCACTTATAAAAAGTGATGGCTATAAATTAAGCACTACTTTAAATAGCATAGCAAATGATTTAAAAGGAAATATATTAGTAAAAGCTCAAGAAAACATAGAGGGAAATATAAAAATAGCTTCCCTTTACCATGAAACACTTCAAGGCATATTAACTAGTGATGATATTATTATTACTGGAGATAGATATGATGTATTTGAAGAAGCTATAAAACTAAAAGTAAAACTTATTATAGTTACAGGAGGAGTAGAAGTTCCTGAAGAGTACTTAAAGAGCGCAAAAGAAAATGGTGTAAGTGTAATATCAGTAGGAATAGATACATTTACTTCAGCAAAACTTATTAATCAATGTAATAACATATCTTCTATTATGAACACAAACATAATTAAATTTTCAACACATGAGTATTTAGAAGATGTGAAAGAAAAAATAGAACAAACTAATATTAGAAGCTTCCCAGTAATTGATTGTGATAATGTATTCTTAGGATTTGTAAGTAGAAGTCATATCATAAGTCCTCAAAGAAAGAAAGTTATGCTAGTAGATCATAATGAATACGAACAAAGTGCAGAAGGGTTAAAAGAAGCCGAAATAATAGAAGTTGTAGATCATCATAAAATAGGTAATATATCTACATCTATGCCTATAAGCTTCAGAAATATGCCTGTAGGAAGCACATGTACTATAATATACACTATGTTTAAACAAGCAAACATAGAAATACCACATGGAATAGCGGGAGTACTTATATCTGGGATAATATCAGATACACTACTATTTAAATCTCCAACTACTACAGATATAGATAAAGACGCAGTTGAGAATTTAAATAAAATACTAAAATTAGATTTAGAAAAGTACGCTATGGATATGTTTAAGTCTGGAACTTCTTTAGAAGGATATTCTATAGAAGAGATATTCTATAGGGACTTTAAACAGTTTGAAATAGAAGGACAAAAAATAGGAGTAGGCCAAGTATTTACACTAGATATAGATGATGTATTTAATCGTAAAGATAAGTTTTTAGAATTTATAGATAAAACACATGAAGAAAGTGGATACTATATTACTCTTTTAGTTATTACAGATATATTAAAAGAAGGATCATATATACTATATAAATCTTCTAAGACTAACTTAATACAAAAAGCTTTTAATGCGGATGAAGAGCAAGGAGTTTTTATACCAGGACTAGTTTCAAGAAAGAAACAAGTAGTACCAAATATAACTGAAGCTTTGAATCATTAA
- the mgtE gene encoding magnesium transporter, with amino-acid sequence MEEILELINENKLTKAREKLMEQNPADIAFFLEELDSEKLLIAFRILPKDLAVDIFSHISRDQQRHIGESITDKELSNIIDELYLDDTVDFLEELPANIVKKILQNTEKQRRDLINQFLNYPENSAGSIMTIEYVDLKKEMTIKKALDHIRKTGIDKETIDTCYVISGQRKLEGVISIRKLILSNEEDKVEDVMYTNLIYGYTTDDQEEIADMFKKYDFTTMPVVDKENRLVGIITIDDIVDIIEQENTEDFHKMAAMQPSDENYLRSSALTLAKHRIPWLLILMISATFTGRILRKFEVTLQSMIILNSFIPMLMDTGGNSGSQSSTLIIRSLALGEVSIKDITKVMIKEFKVSIIVGIILAATNFLRIYYIESIDLYVALTVSMTLIFVVVISKIVGGALPMLAKALKLDPAIMAGPLITTIVDACALIAYFKIAQLMLGI; translated from the coding sequence ATGGAAGAAATACTAGAGCTAATAAATGAGAACAAATTAACAAAAGCTAGGGAAAAATTGATGGAACAAAATCCAGCAGATATAGCATTTTTTTTAGAGGAGTTAGATTCTGAAAAGCTCTTGATTGCATTTAGAATTTTACCTAAGGATCTTGCTGTAGATATATTCTCGCATATATCTAGAGATCAACAAAGACATATAGGAGAGTCTATAACAGATAAAGAACTTTCTAATATAATAGACGAGCTATACTTAGATGATACAGTAGACTTTTTAGAGGAACTTCCAGCGAATATAGTAAAAAAGATATTGCAAAATACTGAAAAGCAGAGAAGAGATCTTATAAATCAATTTCTAAATTATCCTGAAAATTCAGCAGGAAGCATTATGACTATTGAATATGTGGACTTAAAGAAAGAAATGACTATAAAAAAAGCATTAGACCACATTAGAAAAACGGGAATAGATAAAGAGACTATAGATACTTGTTATGTCATAAGCGGACAGAGAAAATTAGAAGGTGTTATATCTATAAGAAAGCTTATACTAAGTAATGAGGAAGATAAAGTTGAAGATGTTATGTACACAAACTTAATATATGGATATACGACAGATGATCAAGAAGAAATAGCAGATATGTTTAAAAAATATGACTTTACAACTATGCCGGTTGTGGATAAGGAAAATAGATTAGTAGGAATCATAACTATTGATGATATTGTTGACATTATAGAACAGGAGAACACAGAAGATTTTCACAAGATGGCGGCTATGCAACCATCCGATGAGAACTACTTAAGATCAAGTGCATTAACACTTGCCAAACATAGAATTCCATGGTTACTTATACTTATGATATCTGCAACTTTCACAGGGCGAATATTGAGAAAATTTGAAGTTACACTTCAGTCCATGATAATATTAAACTCCTTTATCCCAATGCTTATGGATACAGGTGGAAATTCAGGATCTCAATCATCTACACTAATAATAAGAAGTCTTGCATTAGGTGAAGTAAGTATTAAGGACATAACTAAGGTTATGATAAAAGAGTTTAAGGTAAGTATAATAGTCGGAATAATACTAGCAGCTACTAATTTTTTAAGAATATATTATATAGAAAGTATAGATTTATATGTAGCGTTGACTGTCAGCATGACATTAATTTTTGTAGTAGTAATTTCAAAAATCGTTGGTGGTGCTCTTCCCATGTTAGCAAAAGCACTCAAACTTGATCCTGCAATAATGGCAGGGCCATTAATAACTACTATAGTAGACGCTTGTGCTCTTATAGCATATTTTAAGATAGCACAACTAATGCTAGGAATATGA
- the ytaF gene encoding sporulation membrane protein YtaF, which produces MECKVTKIIKNEYNTDRKLPLGGVYMQLLSVFLFSLSANIDGLTVGLAYGIKDIEISYKSNILIAIITSIGTFVSMTIGLFARKFIPIEILSIIGCIILILIGLSIIISSLKNKEERTKDIKNEDITYTEILKKPQKADKDNSGYIDTREAFTLGLALSLNNFGLGVGASATGINIYLTTIFTFILSILCIIIGVKIGRKYLSKSLRKYADLISGIVIIFLGLYELFI; this is translated from the coding sequence ATAGAGTGTAAAGTAACCAAAATTATAAAGAACGAATATAATACAGATAGAAAGTTGCCTTTAGGGGGAGTTTATATGCAGCTACTATCTGTATTTTTATTTTCACTTTCTGCAAATATAGACGGTCTAACTGTAGGATTAGCATATGGAATAAAGGACATAGAAATAAGTTATAAAAGTAATATTCTAATAGCTATAATAACTAGTATAGGAACTTTTGTTTCAATGACTATAGGATTATTTGCAAGAAAATTTATACCTATTGAAATATTAAGTATTATAGGATGTATAATTCTTATTTTAATAGGATTATCAATTATAATAAGTTCACTAAAGAATAAAGAAGAAAGAACTAAAGATATCAAAAATGAAGATATTACTTATACAGAAATACTAAAGAAACCTCAAAAAGCTGATAAAGATAACTCTGGATATATAGATACAAGAGAAGCCTTTACATTAGGTCTTGCATTATCACTTAATAATTTTGGATTAGGTGTGGGAGCTAGCGCAACAGGAATAAATATATATTTAACTACAATATTTACATTTATATTAAGTATATTGTGCATAATAATAGGTGTTAAGATTGGTAGAAAATATCTATCTAAATCTCTTAGGAAATATGCAGATCTAATTTCTGGAATCGTTATTATATTTTTAGGACTATATGAACTATTTATATAA
- the modD gene encoding ModD protein, whose amino-acid sequence MCDEAIDKLIKEDTPYIDLTTLVLDINNEKGKITFISREDGVLACSEEVVRIFDKLNITTKQFLPTGSIIQKGEPLIVGEGNVGNLHMAWKVCLNILEYCCGMATRTKRLVDKAQKENEKISIVTTRKIFPGTKELAIKSILAGGAYPHRLGLSETILIFEQHLNFYGGIDNVVKNMIDIKRKACEKKVIVEVETLEDAIKLARVGVDGLQFDKLSPTELKECVKEVRSINESITLVGAGGINESNVAEYASTGIDAVATTCLYFGKPLDMTAKIDRV is encoded by the coding sequence ATGTGCGATGAAGCTATAGACAAGCTTATAAAGGAAGATACACCATATATAGACTTAACAACTCTAGTGTTAGATATAAACAATGAAAAAGGAAAAATAACCTTTATATCAAGAGAGGATGGAGTATTAGCTTGCTCTGAAGAAGTAGTAAGAATATTTGATAAGCTGAATATTACCACAAAACAATTTTTACCTACAGGCTCAATTATTCAAAAAGGAGAGCCACTAATAGTTGGTGAAGGTAACGTAGGGAATCTTCACATGGCATGGAAAGTATGTTTAAATATTTTAGAATATTGCTGTGGGATGGCTACAAGAACTAAGCGACTTGTAGATAAAGCTCAGAAAGAAAATGAAAAAATATCAATAGTTACTACAAGAAAGATATTTCCAGGAACTAAAGAGCTTGCAATAAAGTCAATACTAGCAGGAGGGGCATACCCACATAGATTAGGGTTATCTGAAACAATACTTATATTTGAACAGCATTTAAACTTTTATGGTGGTATAGACAATGTAGTAAAGAATATGATTGATATAAAAAGAAAAGCTTGTGAGAAGAAGGTCATAGTAGAAGTAGAGACTTTAGAAGATGCCATAAAGCTAGCTAGAGTAGGTGTAGATGGACTGCAGTTTGACAAGCTTAGTCCAACTGAACTTAAAGAATGTGTAAAAGAAGTGAGAAGTATAAATGAAAGTATAACTTTAGTAGGAGCAGGTGGAATAAATGAAAGCAATGTAGCAGAATATGCTAGTACAGGAATAGATGCAGTAGCTACAACTTGTTTATACTTTGGCAAACCATTAGATATGACAGCTAAAATAGATAGAGTGTAA
- a CDS encoding muramidase family protein — MKKLKKIMAGAIIVQTIGMCSISFAGNYKVEPGDSFWKISQKLNIELDQLMQANNAGESTIIYPGQSIQLPDNNSNFKSDTSSQEVKGESTEGNVYSYIVKKGDSLLGISNSEGISLNNLLALNNLNENSMVNPGYELKIDKTYNSSDDKYGEALDWFKEAQYIVPRGAEFKVTDFYTGRSFMLYRSVGTNHADVEALTAQDTAIIKEIWGGNFSWERRPVIVEINGRRIAASLAPMPHAGDDNVPGGQETSWRSGDYGQGVNLDYIKGNDMHGVIDLHFLNSLGHGNPVLNPDHQRCVKIAAGIN; from the coding sequence GTGAAGAAACTAAAGAAGATAATGGCAGGCGCCATAATAGTACAAACTATAGGTATGTGTAGTATATCATTTGCTGGTAACTATAAAGTGGAACCAGGAGATTCTTTTTGGAAGATAAGTCAGAAACTTAATATAGAGTTAGATCAATTAATGCAAGCTAATAATGCAGGAGAAAGTACTATAATATATCCAGGTCAGAGCATACAACTTCCGGACAATAATTCAAATTTTAAAAGTGATACAAGCAGTCAGGAAGTAAAAGGAGAATCTACTGAAGGTAATGTTTATAGCTATATAGTAAAAAAAGGTGATAGTCTTTTAGGAATAAGTAATAGTGAAGGAATTTCTTTAAATAATTTATTAGCACTAAATAATTTAAATGAAAACTCTATGGTAAATCCAGGGTACGAATTAAAAATAGATAAGACATATAATAGTAGTGACGACAAATATGGTGAAGCTTTAGATTGGTTTAAAGAAGCGCAATACATAGTTCCAAGAGGTGCTGAATTTAAAGTAACAGATTTTTATACTGGAAGAAGTTTTATGCTTTATAGATCAGTTGGTACTAATCATGCTGATGTAGAGGCATTAACAGCTCAGGATACAGCTATAATAAAAGAGATATGGGGCGGAAACTTTTCATGGGAGAGAAGACCTGTAATAGTAGAGATTAACGGAAGAAGAATAGCAGCAAGTCTTGCACCAATGCCTCATGCAGGTGATGATAATGTACCTGGTGGACAAGAGACAAGCTGGAGAAGCGGAGATTATGGACAAGGAGTAAACTTAGACTATATTAAAGGAAATGACATGCACGGTGTAATAGATTTACACTTTTTAAATAGTCTTGGGCACGGAAATCCTGTACTAAATCCAGATCATCAAAGATGTGTAAAAATAGCAGCAGGAATAAATTAA